The candidate division WOR-3 bacterium genome contains a region encoding:
- a CDS encoding transcriptional regulator codes for MREFNPNEVNKVIHSPIRLGIITILNSVKIEEVSFNYLKKRLNVTDGNLSTHLKKLEKVGYIKVKKTFYNKKPYTTYRITEKGKIAFREYLKNLKRVIKRQSS; via the coding sequence ATGAGAGAATTTAATCCTAATGAAGTAAATAAGGTTATTCATTCCCCAATAAGGCTTGGAATTATTACCATCTTAAATTCGGTTAAGATTGAAGAAGTGAGTTTTAATTATCTTAAAAAAAGACTTAATGTCACGGATGGGAATTTAAGCACCCACCTTAAAAAACTGGAGAAAGTCGGATATATAAAAGTAAAAAAAACGTTTTATAATAAAAAACCTTATACAACCTATCGCATAACAGAAAAGGGAAAAATAGCCTTTAGAGAATATCTTAAGAATTTAAAAAGAGTAATAAAGAGGCAGTCTTCTTGA